CCCAGTATACAATCCCATGGCACATAGAGAAAACTAGAAGCAGGATCCGAAGGGAAAATGAATTGAAAACAAGCTAAATTCCTAGCTTTCCAAATTGACCAGCAAAGAGCAGCAATACCaataactaaaaaaaaaattatatttcagAAAAATTTCTATttcaaatgaaaataaaaaaaattgtacgaAAGAATAATAGTAGCGCAAGTTTACAATATATCCTTTTCTGCTACTGTCCTATTTAATTCTTGTCCTCTGCCTCATTTGCCTTCCGTCTCTTTTGTTGCAGGAATTCCGTCAGCACTCGCATCGCAGCGTCCACGTCCTCACTCCGGAGCAGCATCTCGGACACCTCGGCCGGCGTCACCTCCACCACTGCAAGCAGTTCCTGTATCTCCGGAAACAGAGCGTGGTCGTCGATGAGGTGGTAGTTCCGGGCCAGcgtcctgaatgcttcccaACCACAGTGGCCCATGTAGACGTGCATGTCCATGCGCCCGGGCCGCAGCAGTGCCGGGTCGAGCCGGTCCTTGTAGTTGGTGGTCAAGAGGATGATGCGTTCCTCGCCGCTCGTCGACCACAGCCCGTCAATGAAATTTAGCAGTCCAGACAGTGTTATCTTGCGATCATTGTAACCTCCTGGTCTCGCATGGTACGCTCGGGCATACTCGTCTTCGTCGTctagctcctcctcgtctgTGTAGTCCTTGGCCTGATCCGATACCTTGCGGTCTTCCCTCGACATGGTGTCGAAGCTGCAGTCGATGTCCTCGATGACGAGGACGGACTTGTTGGGCATGTCGATGAGGAGCCTCTGCAGCGTGGAGTTGTCGTACACCCCGGAGAGATCGAGGTCGTAGAGGTTGAAGCGGACATAgttggccatggcggcgacgaggctggACTTGCCGGTGCCGGGCGGGCCGTAGAGCAGGTACCCGCGCTTCCACGCCTTGCCGATCCGCTGGTAGTACTCCTTCCGCTTCAGGAACCGGTCGAGGTCGTCGATGACGGCCTGCTTGATGGCCGGGTCCATGGCGAGCGTGTTGAACGTGGccgggtggtggtggttgatGCCTTTCCAGCCACCGCCGCTGTTGAGGAAGATCTTGAGCGCGCGTGCCCTCTGCCGCAGCTCCTCCGCCCTGGCCATGACGAAGGGCACGTACTTCTCCAGCGCGGTTTCCGTGTGCTCCGCGTCGAAGCTGAGCTCCAGCGTCGGGCCTCCCTTGGCCCCCTTattgccgccgccttcgctgccgccgccgccggcctcgatGGAAGTCCACTTGAACTCGACGCCGTCGAAGGCGTCCGTGGTGGATCCCCCGGGCTCCATGCACAGCAGCGTGCTCCAGTTGCCGCTCGCGTCGGGCTCCTTCTTGCGGGAGCGGGACACGCAGAGCCGGGGCATGGTGCGGGGGTCGATCTTGGTGGCCAGGTACGTGAGCACGGCGTCGAACAGGTCGTTCTCGCCGTACCCTGGCCCGCCGTCCAGGTAGCGGCGGACGATGAGGGTGTGGCGCTCCTGGTCcttgccgcggccgccgccgaggcggGCGAGCACGAACGCCGCGCCCCAGCGCACCGCAACGCGCAGCTCCTCGGGGAGGAGCTCCCGCGCCATGCCGCGCGCGAGCATGGCGTACGCGGCCACCGAGGCCGCCGTGGCGAGCGCCTTCTTGTACGCGTCCACCACCTTCGCTCCgtccgacgacgacgccagGCTTTTCATCGGCGACGGCAAGTGATCCATGGCGCAATTAACGTAGGGGGATAGTTCGGTAGATCGATCGATTTCGGGGGATCGCTTT
This is a stretch of genomic DNA from Brachypodium distachyon strain Bd21 chromosome 1, Brachypodium_distachyon_v3.0, whole genome shotgun sequence. It encodes these proteins:
- the LOC100832598 gene encoding AAA-ATPase At3g50940; protein product: MDHLPSPMKSLASSSDGAKVVDAYKKALATAASVAAYAMLARGMARELLPEELRVAVRWGAAFVLARLGGGRGKDQERHTLIVRRYLDGGPGYGENDLFDAVLTYLATKIDPRTMPRLCVSRSRKKEPDASGNWSTLLCMEPGGSTTDAFDGVEFKWTSIEAGGGGSEGGGNKGAKGGPTLELSFDAEHTETALEKYVPFVMARAEELRQRARALKIFLNSGGGWKGINHHHPATFNTLAMDPAIKQAVIDDLDRFLKRKEYYQRIGKAWKRGYLLYGPPGTGKSSLVAAMANYVRFNLYDLDLSGVYDNSTLQRLLIDMPNKSVLVIEDIDCSFDTMSREDRKVSDQAKDYTDEEELDDEDEYARAYHARPGGYNDRKITLSGLLNFIDGLWSTSGEERIILLTTNYKDRLDPALLRPGRMDMHVYMGHCGWEAFRTLARNYHLIDDHALFPEIQELLAVVEVTPAEVSEMLLRSEDVDAAMRVLTEFLQQKRRKANEAEDKN